DNA from Halorarum salinum:
ACTCCAGCCCGAGATCCTCGAGCCGTTCGGGGCCGTGGATGTCGGCCGGGTCCACCAGCAGCGGTTCGTGGTTGTACGAGCCGACGCCGTACCGCTCGCCGTGCTGGCGGAAGTACAGCGAGTAGTCCTGGTGGCGGAGGATCGGCTGTTCGATCTCCCGATCCGCGCCCGCGAGTTGCTCGAACTCCTCGGAGACGAGGTACTGGTGGGCACACGGCACCAGCGGGACGTCCGTGCCGACCATGTCGCCGAACAGCGGGCCCCAGATGTTCGTCGCGAGCAGCAGGTCGTCGCACTCGACGCGGCCGCGGTCGGTGACGACGGCCGCGACCTCGCCGTCGTCGACCTCCACGTCGGTCACCTCGGTGTTCCCGACGAAGCGGTGGCCGGCCCGCTCACGGGCGCGCTCGGCCATCGTCTCTGAGGCGTCGACCGCGTGGGCCTTGCCGTCGGACGGGAGGTAGTAGCCGCCGTGGATCACGGACTCGTCGATCTGGGGGACGAACTCGGCGACCTCCTCCGGGGAGAGGAGCCGCCCGCCCGTCAGCCCGTGGGCCCGACCCCACTCGCGCTTGCGCTCGAGGAAGTCCATTCGGTCCTCGGTGTAGGCGACCTCGATCCCGCCGCTCGTCCGGAAGTCGCCGAAGCCGTCGTACAGATTCCGGGTGTAGGCGGCCATCCGCGACATCAGCCTGTTTCCGGTCGTCTGGAACACCAGCCCGGGCGCGTGGGAGGTCGAGCCGCCGGTCTCGTACAGCGGCCCCCGGTCGAGGACGAGGACGTCCTCCCGGCCGAGGCGGGCGAGGTGGTAGGCAGCGCTACAGCCCACACAGCCCGCGCCCACGACGACGGTTCCCGCCCGATCGGGGAGCGTGGTCCCTGTGCTCATGTAACACGAACCGATGGCGGCCCGGTCCCATATGTCCCCGCCTGAACTATCTGTGGGTTATAGAAGCGGCGGCGCTCGGGGGGACCCGAGGAGTCGACGAACGGCCGGGGGTTCGGTCGGGACGACGACGGGGGAGCCGTGTGGCGCGCGACGGCCGCGCCTCCGTGCGCGGCCGACGACGCGCGAGGGGCGAGCATCGCAGGCGAGCGACCGGAGGGAGCGAGCCGAGACGCGCAGGCGGTTGGGGAGGGTGAGGATGCGGTGGGTGGGACTGAAAGGGGCCGCGGCTGTCGGCGAAGGAACGGACCGCCAAGCACCGCAGCGACCGGAGGGAGCGAGGAGCGCAGCGGCCGTACCGAGTCGACAGCCGCGGGGGCTTTCGGGAACTGCTTGACGCCAAACGGACCGACCCAAGAGCCGAGTGCCACGAGGGCTTTCGGGCACCCCTCCACGACGACCCCACCGGCTTCGAAGCCGAAACCGAACTACTCGAACCGATCGAGCCCGAACATGTCGATCGGGTGCTCGCTCTCCCCGTCGACGGCGAGATCGGCGAGCACCTCGCCGACGACGCTGGCGAACTTGAAGCCGTGTCCCGAGAAGCCCGCGCCGACGGCGACCTGCGGGTGCTCCGGGAGGGTGTCGAGGACGAAGTGCTCGTCGGGGGAGTTCGTGAACATGCACGTGGCCAGCCGCATCGTCGGGCCGGCCCCCTCGGGGAAGTACTTCCCCGCGAAGTCGCGCAGGAGGAGTTCGTCCGCCCGCGACGGCTCCGTCTCGTGGTCGTCCGGGTCGACCCCCTCGCCGAGGTGGTGGTACTTCCCGAGTTTGAACCCGGGGACGTCGTAGACGGGGAGCCCGTAGAACCGTCCCTCGGGCGTCGCGAGGTTCCAGACGGGGAAGGCGTCGGGGTCGAACAGCGCCGGCGTCTCAGGCTGGAACCACGCGAGCACCTGCCGTTCGGGGACCGCGAGCCCGTCCAGCGCGTCCGCCAGTTTCGCGTTCCACGCGCCCGCGGCGAGCACGAGGCCGTCGGCGACGTACGTCCCCCGGTCCGTCCAGACCCGGACGCCGCCGTCGGGCGTCTCCGCCCAGTCGCGCACCGACTCGCGCGCCCTGATCTCCGCGCCGGCGGCCTGGGCGGCCCGGACGTGGCCGATTATCGCCTGCTCGGGGACGACGAACCCGCCGTCGGGCTGGTAGAGCGCCCGGTACTCCGCCGGGAGATCGTAGCCGGGGAACCGGTCGTTCACCTCCGCGCCCGTCAGCACCTCGTGGGGGATGTCGTGCTCCTCGCAGGAGCGGCGCGACCCCTCGAAGACCACGTCCCCCTGCGGCCCGGCGTCGACGGAGCCGGTCCGGTGGATGACGGGTCGGCCGGTCCGCTCGGCGAGGTCGTCCCAGAGGTCGTAGGCCCGCTCGACGAGCGGGATGTAGGAGGGGTGCTCGTAGTAGGCCCGGCGGATGATGCGCGTGATGCCGTGCGAGGAGCCGCGCGCGTGCGGGACGTCGTAGCGTTCGAGCCCCAGCACGTCGTGGCCCCGGTCGGCGAGGTGGAACGCCGTCGCGCTCCCCATCCCCCCCACGCCGACGACGACGACGTCGTACCGCTCGTCCGTCTCGTCCATGACCCGTGTCGGTTACTCGGCCCCGCTCTTGACGGTTCCCCACCATTATCTCGGACCCTTAAGGCGCGTCCGTCCGGCGGCGTCCCTCGGGACGGAAACCGCCCG
Protein-coding regions in this window:
- the solA gene encoding N-methyl-L-tryptophan oxidase yields the protein MDETDERYDVVVVGVGGMGSATAFHLADRGHDVLGLERYDVPHARGSSHGITRIIRRAYYEHPSYIPLVERAYDLWDDLAERTGRPVIHRTGSVDAGPQGDVVFEGSRRSCEEHDIPHEVLTGAEVNDRFPGYDLPAEYRALYQPDGGFVVPEQAIIGHVRAAQAAGAEIRARESVRDWAETPDGGVRVWTDRGTYVADGLVLAAGAWNAKLADALDGLAVPERQVLAWFQPETPALFDPDAFPVWNLATPEGRFYGLPVYDVPGFKLGKYHHLGEGVDPDDHETEPSRADELLLRDFAGKYFPEGAGPTMRLATCMFTNSPDEHFVLDTLPEHPQVAVGAGFSGHGFKFASVVGEVLADLAVDGESEHPIDMFGLDRFE